In Saprospiraceae bacterium, one DNA window encodes the following:
- a CDS encoding class I SAM-dependent methyltransferase, with amino-acid sequence MQRDYYYQYFHLERNNWWFLVRFKIIRQTIKKYVYKGTPLKILNIGVATGAGSDMLSVFGNVISSEYDEETCQFLRDELKIDVTQASVTALPFADNTFDLVCAFDVIEHVEDDIQAYAEMKRVCKNGGHIAVTVPAFMMMWSGHDVINHHFRRYKKEGILKLLSHHHLKTKYSSYFNTILFLPVLLIRLAKNALGKNEIPQSDFQTNTHPLINTTLKTIFSVELFLLKLVSLPFGVSYFNISEKED; translated from the coding sequence ATGCAGCGCGATTACTATTATCAATATTTTCATCTGGAGAGAAATAATTGGTGGTTTCTTGTACGGTTTAAAATCATCAGACAAACCATCAAAAAGTATGTTTATAAAGGCACACCATTAAAAATTTTGAATATCGGTGTTGCTACGGGTGCCGGTTCTGACATGTTATCTGTTTTTGGAAATGTTATATCTTCCGAATACGATGAAGAAACATGTCAATTTCTTAGAGATGAACTTAAAATAGATGTAACACAAGCTTCTGTGACAGCGCTTCCTTTTGCAGATAATACTTTTGATCTCGTCTGTGCTTTTGATGTCATAGAGCATGTAGAAGATGATATTCAGGCATATGCTGAGATGAAAAGAGTCTGTAAAAACGGAGGCCATATTGCTGTAACTGTTCCTGCATTCATGATGATGTGGAGCGGCCACGATGTGATCAACCATCATTTCAGAAGGTACAAAAAAGAAGGCATCCTGAAATTGTTGTCACATCACCATTTAAAAACAAAATATTCCAGCTATTTCAATACTATCCTTTTTTTACCCGTTTTGTTGATAAGGCTAGCAAAGAATGCTCTGGGTAAAAATGAAATACCTCAATCAGATTTTCAAACCAATACCCATCCTTTGATCAATACAACGCTCAAAACTATTTTTTCAGTTGAATTATTCCTGCTTAAGTTGGTAAGCCTTCCTTTTGGAGTTTCCTATTTCAACATTTCAGAAAAGGAAGATTAA